From Halomicrobium salinisoli, the proteins below share one genomic window:
- a CDS encoding DUF7562 family protein, translated as MLGSRRSRDAVTCIACGESVPRAKAREYDKHGDRWDRRDKEFEYLCKPCHGDLTHQPRSGLEDLLAAVESEADDRDAFLHRYQELVEQRQD; from the coding sequence ATGCTCGGCTCCCGGCGTTCGCGTGACGCCGTCACCTGCATCGCCTGTGGCGAGTCAGTCCCCCGGGCCAAGGCCCGCGAGTACGACAAGCACGGCGACCGATGGGACCGCCGCGACAAGGAGTTCGAGTACCTCTGCAAGCCCTGTCACGGCGACCTCACGCACCAGCCCCGCTCCGGCCTGGAGGACCTGCTCGCCGCCGTCGAGTCCGAGGCCGACGACCGCGACGCCTTCCTCCACCGCTATCAGGAACTCGTCGAGCAGCGCCAGGACTGA
- a CDS encoding DUF7344 domain-containing protein, whose translation MTVTQADQGQSIDQVIGAIADERRRTCLAVLGDRDGSVPATDLAAEVAARSRGVSLIDVSDDHHRQVLTDLVHAQLPALAEADLVDWDRDAGVVAAVDHPALTGGAAGDLLTVEYDGWDEVLSALSDARRRRALAVLADAGEADRDDLVRRVLAGERDCEPDAVSDRDVADAAVEFHHVHLPVLQRAALLAYDGDAAEYLGHPALDVDEIPLTADAPAAWADDSDEATTGVDATDGTTADDVRTIDGRADVIDRGQSLIDGAEEELFLMITTDGLLEEACVEKLRAAADRGVDVYVGSQTAAVRDLVREEVPDAVIWEPQLDWMNFPPRRERVGRLVFADREAVMVGTLGRETDAGVRRETAITGEGAGNTLVLLLRELLGSRLDHLDEQSPDFRSQIPL comes from the coding sequence ATGACCGTCACGCAGGCGGATCAGGGGCAGTCGATCGATCAGGTGATCGGGGCGATCGCGGACGAGCGACGCCGGACGTGTCTCGCGGTCCTGGGGGACCGCGACGGCTCCGTCCCGGCCACGGACCTCGCCGCGGAGGTGGCGGCCCGAAGTCGCGGCGTCTCGCTGATCGACGTGAGCGACGACCACCACCGGCAGGTGCTGACCGACCTCGTCCACGCGCAGCTCCCGGCGCTGGCCGAGGCCGACCTCGTCGACTGGGACCGCGACGCGGGGGTCGTCGCGGCCGTCGACCACCCGGCGCTGACCGGCGGCGCCGCCGGTGACCTGCTGACCGTCGAGTACGACGGCTGGGACGAGGTCCTCTCCGCGCTGTCCGACGCCCGGCGACGCCGGGCCCTCGCCGTCCTCGCCGACGCGGGCGAGGCCGACCGCGACGACCTCGTCCGGCGCGTCCTCGCCGGCGAGCGCGACTGCGAGCCCGACGCGGTGTCCGACCGTGACGTCGCCGACGCCGCCGTCGAGTTCCACCACGTCCACCTCCCGGTGCTCCAGCGCGCCGCCCTCCTCGCCTACGACGGCGACGCGGCGGAGTACCTGGGCCACCCGGCCCTCGACGTCGACGAGATTCCGCTGACCGCGGACGCGCCCGCGGCGTGGGCCGACGACAGCGACGAGGCGACGACTGGCGTCGACGCGACCGACGGCACCACAGCTGACGACGTTCGGACGATCGACGGCCGGGCAGACGTGATCGACCGCGGCCAGAGCCTCATCGACGGCGCCGAGGAGGAACTGTTCCTGATGATCACGACCGACGGCCTCCTCGAGGAGGCCTGCGTCGAGAAGCTCCGGGCCGCCGCTGACCGCGGGGTCGACGTCTACGTCGGCTCGCAGACGGCCGCCGTCCGCGACCTGGTCCGCGAGGAGGTCCCCGACGCGGTGATCTGGGAGCCCCAGCTGGACTGGATGAACTTCCCGCCCCGACGCGAGCGGGTCGGCCGCCTCGTGTTCGCCGACCGCGAGGCCGTCATGGTCGGCACGCTCGGCCGGGAGACCGACGCCGGCGTCCGCCGCGAGACGGCCATCACCGGCGAGGGGGCCGGCAACACCCTCGTGCTCCTGCTGCGGGAACTGCTGGGCAGCCGCCTGGACCACCTCGACGAGCAGAGCCCCGACTTCCGGTCGCAGATCCCGCTGTAG
- a CDS encoding succinylglutamate desuccinylase/aspartoacylase domain-containing protein yields MFDGNVSPDVSVVGPGDHDDPDVAVMVSVHGDEFAGPRAVYRFLDDDDPALQRPVKFIVANPPAAVSDLRYLDVDMNRVVPGDPDSEDRERRLAAQIVEEIDDCLTLSIHTTHATPEPLAFLHAGFPDALEAAAALPLDYVVEEGQVLEGVFASRGVVSVETGMARSDAATSNARKIVRAFLRYADALDGEPRGADRETRYYELYETATKPSRDDDYRLLAENFRPVEAGETYAEHGDQRLVAEEDFVPVLMSEHGYPDIFGYKGREVGRTLEEAREAWTESAE; encoded by the coding sequence ATGTTCGACGGGAACGTCTCACCGGACGTGTCCGTGGTCGGTCCCGGCGACCACGACGACCCCGACGTGGCCGTCATGGTCAGCGTCCACGGCGACGAGTTCGCCGGCCCACGCGCAGTCTACCGCTTCCTCGACGACGACGACCCCGCCCTCCAGCGCCCGGTCAAGTTCATCGTGGCCAACCCGCCCGCGGCCGTCTCGGACCTCCGGTACCTCGACGTCGACATGAACCGCGTCGTCCCCGGCGACCCCGACTCCGAGGACCGCGAGCGCCGCCTCGCCGCACAGATCGTCGAGGAGATCGACGACTGCCTGACGCTGTCGATCCACACCACCCACGCCACGCCCGAGCCGCTGGCCTTCCTCCACGCCGGCTTCCCCGACGCCCTCGAGGCCGCCGCGGCCCTCCCGCTGGACTACGTCGTCGAGGAGGGACAGGTCCTGGAGGGCGTGTTCGCCTCCCGCGGCGTCGTCTCCGTCGAGACAGGCATGGCCCGGTCCGACGCCGCCACGAGCAACGCCCGGAAGATCGTCCGCGCGTTCCTCCGGTACGCCGACGCACTCGACGGCGAGCCCCGCGGCGCGGACCGGGAGACCCGCTACTACGAACTCTACGAGACGGCGACCAAGCCGTCCCGGGACGACGACTACCGGCTCCTCGCCGAGAACTTCCGGCCGGTCGAAGCCGGGGAGACCTACGCCGAACACGGCGACCAGCGACTCGTCGCCGAGGAGGACTTCGTCCCCGTCCTCATGTCAGAACACGGCTACCCCGACATCTTCGGGTACAAGGGCCGCGAGGTCGGCCGGACTCTCGAGGAAGCGAGGGAGGCGTGGACCGAGTCGGCGGAGTGA
- a CDS encoding twin-arginine translocation signal domain-containing protein, giving the protein MSDSKRAGNAVTREQDEVVSVVRVDAVLLCVLERGGQRVYSRRQFLGGSGVLGVSSLAGCSARYAFRPKMDFGVENYRGETVDVGVRFMRPDVPERSEAIAYESSFEVPPAGELEDTWTVEDVVRDRPYRIETRVGQTDNAHHYHYRPDCSDEDPYDIGVVLVLTDDGVRFQQNTCSDNSLVL; this is encoded by the coding sequence GTGAGCGACTCCAAACGAGCGGGGAACGCAGTGACCCGCGAGCAGGACGAGGTCGTGAGCGTAGTCCGTGTTGATGCAGTACTACTATGCGTCCTCGAACGCGGGGGGCAACGTGTGTATTCCAGACGCCAGTTTCTCGGTGGGAGCGGGGTGCTCGGCGTTTCCAGCCTCGCCGGTTGTTCGGCCCGCTACGCCTTTCGGCCCAAGATGGACTTCGGCGTCGAAAACTACCGCGGAGAAACAGTCGACGTAGGGGTCCGATTCATGCGCCCCGACGTTCCGGAGCGGAGCGAGGCGATCGCGTACGAGAGTTCGTTCGAAGTCCCACCGGCGGGGGAACTCGAGGACACGTGGACCGTCGAAGACGTCGTTAGAGACCGACCGTATCGTATCGAAACGCGCGTCGGGCAGACCGACAACGCTCACCACTATCACTATCGCCCGGACTGTAGCGACGAGGACCCGTACGACATCGGCGTCGTGCTCGTCCTCACCGACGATGGCGTCAGGTTCCAGCAGAACACCTGCTCCGACAACTCTCTCGTCCTCTGA
- a CDS encoding RNB domain-containing ribonuclease: MSNEDAQAQAGTPEGQGPVEIDEEMARHLENKREELFEKFEIPDAFPPEVMEEAEERTEDVQAEIQSEVDERRDLRDMTTWTTDPIDAQDFDDALSIEERDEEYVLWVHIADVTHYVNPDTAMWDSAVERANTVYLPGYTVHMLPPILAETVCSLVPNEDRLAHTVEMHLDKENLGYETIDIYKSVIRSDARLTYTEAEKILDDPATADDVLEDKSVDLAEKTELVWDLADSMHEQRKEEGSLVLNPSRDRAHTIIEECMLKANKAVTHELMWDRGVEAMYRVHPQPSPEEWNEALQEIQELDGVSVPGEAWDDPRKAVNATLEEAPGRQLDKIQWAVMKVMPRAKYMNDPFGGHHALNFEIYGHFTSPIRRLSDLINHWIVHTNDVPEDLIALCDRASDKQQDAEQCEREYKQFLEEVGLDPSAVNNRGIEIVDED, from the coding sequence ATGAGCAATGAGGACGCACAGGCCCAGGCGGGGACGCCGGAGGGCCAGGGCCCCGTCGAGATCGACGAGGAGATGGCCCGTCACCTCGAGAACAAGCGCGAGGAGCTGTTCGAGAAGTTCGAGATACCCGACGCCTTCCCGCCGGAGGTCATGGAGGAGGCCGAGGAGCGCACGGAGGACGTACAGGCGGAGATCCAGTCGGAGGTCGACGAGCGCCGGGACTTGCGGGACATGACGACCTGGACGACCGACCCCATCGACGCGCAGGACTTCGACGACGCCCTCTCGATCGAGGAGCGCGACGAGGAGTACGTGCTGTGGGTCCACATCGCCGACGTGACCCACTACGTCAATCCCGACACCGCCATGTGGGATTCGGCCGTCGAGCGGGCCAACACGGTCTACCTCCCGGGCTACACCGTCCACATGCTGCCGCCGATCCTCGCCGAGACGGTCTGCTCGCTGGTGCCCAACGAGGACCGCCTGGCACACACCGTCGAGATGCACCTCGACAAGGAGAACCTCGGCTACGAGACTATCGACATCTACAAGTCCGTCATCCGCTCGGACGCCCGCCTGACCTACACCGAGGCCGAGAAGATCCTCGACGACCCGGCGACCGCCGACGACGTGCTGGAGGACAAGAGCGTCGACCTGGCGGAGAAGACCGAACTCGTCTGGGACCTGGCCGACTCGATGCACGAGCAGCGCAAGGAGGAGGGCTCGCTCGTGCTCAACCCCAGCCGGGACCGCGCGCACACCATCATCGAGGAGTGCATGCTCAAGGCCAACAAGGCCGTCACGCACGAGCTCATGTGGGACCGCGGCGTCGAGGCGATGTACCGCGTCCACCCCCAGCCCTCGCCGGAGGAGTGGAACGAGGCCCTCCAGGAGATCCAGGAGCTCGACGGCGTCTCCGTCCCGGGCGAGGCCTGGGACGATCCGCGCAAGGCCGTCAACGCCACGCTGGAGGAGGCCCCCGGACGTCAACTGGACAAGATCCAGTGGGCCGTGATGAAGGTGATGCCCCGCGCGAAGTACATGAACGACCCCTTCGGCGGCCACCACGCGCTGAACTTCGAGATCTACGGCCACTTCACTTCGCCCATCCGCCGCCTCTCGGACCTGATCAACCACTGGATCGTCCACACCAACGACGTCCCCGAGGACCTGATCGCCCTCTGTGACCGCGCCAGCGACAAGCAGCAGGACGCCGAGCAGTGCGAGCGCGAGTACAAGCAGTTCCTCGAGGAGGTCGGTCTCGACCCGTCGGCGGTCAACAACCGCGGGATAGAAATCGTCGACGAGGACTGA
- a CDS encoding ferritin-like domain-containing protein, with amino-acid sequence MQTPQQLFVHELQQIYAAELALAAALDRMSREWTTQEVRRAFQTHRAETQTHVNRLQEVFDTIGRQPATVRCAGIDGIVAEHDSFVKQYRPTAEMHALFDVGAGQRAEHYEIAAYEELVQMANVLGLDRAARLLEGNLADERRQLERLGDIAGSFAQSRAAQRAREQVQGGRGRGIRGPGEPAGRDRPPRGGQAQSSEEGES; translated from the coding sequence ATGCAAACGCCCCAGCAGCTGTTCGTCCACGAACTGCAACAGATCTACGCCGCGGAGCTGGCGCTCGCGGCGGCGCTCGACCGCATGTCCCGGGAGTGGACGACACAGGAGGTCAGGCGGGCGTTCCAGACGCACCGGGCCGAGACGCAGACGCACGTCAACCGGCTGCAGGAGGTCTTCGACACGATCGGACGGCAGCCGGCGACCGTCCGCTGTGCGGGCATCGACGGGATCGTCGCGGAGCACGACAGCTTCGTCAAGCAGTACCGGCCGACGGCCGAGATGCACGCGCTGTTCGACGTCGGCGCCGGTCAGCGGGCCGAACACTACGAGATCGCCGCCTACGAGGAACTGGTCCAGATGGCCAACGTCCTCGGGCTGGACCGCGCGGCCAGGCTGCTGGAGGGAAACCTCGCGGACGAGCGCCGGCAACTGGAGCGGCTCGGCGACATCGCCGGGTCGTTCGCCCAGTCCCGGGCCGCACAGCGCGCCCGGGAACAGGTACAGGGCGGCCGGGGACGGGGCATCCGTGGACCCGGAGAGCCCGCCGGACGGGACCGGCCGCCACGGGGCGGACAGGCGCAGTCGTCCGAAGAGGGCGAGTCCTAG
- a CDS encoding winged helix-turn-helix transcriptional regulator, with translation MEGMGDNTRNQAGVSRPLTTTATILGKKWHPLIVAELLEAGPLGFNDLKERVTGISDKVLSESLDDLEERDLVERTVLDDKPVRVEYSLTEWGEQLELVVTVMEEWGERYLAARDE, from the coding sequence ATGGAAGGGATGGGGGACAACACGAGGAACCAGGCCGGGGTCTCGCGGCCGCTGACCACGACCGCCACGATCCTGGGGAAGAAGTGGCACCCGCTCATCGTCGCCGAACTGCTCGAGGCCGGACCGCTGGGGTTCAACGACCTCAAGGAGCGCGTGACGGGCATCTCCGACAAGGTCCTCTCCGAGAGCCTCGACGACCTGGAGGAGCGCGACCTCGTCGAGCGGACGGTACTCGACGACAAGCCGGTCAGGGTGGAGTACTCGCTGACCGAGTGGGGCGAACAGCTCGAACTGGTGGTCACCGTGATGGAGGAGTGGGGCGAACGGTATCTCGCCGCACGGGACGAGTAA
- a CDS encoding phytoene/squalene synthase family protein has protein sequence MVDADSARTAKAVQQRTGRTFHLATRLLPERIRHPTYVLYAFFRVADEVVDRADDTPASVRRDRLDQIRAAVLDDAATDDPVVAAFRTLCADHDVDDEEVAVFLDAMESDVDRARYDTFADLREYMRGSAVAVGNMMMTVMDVPDPESARPHAAALAEAFQLTNFLRDVREDVRDYGRVYLPQETLAEHGVTEADLADATVTDGFRDAMADELSRAERLYREGVAGIRYLPADCRFAVLLSATLYAEHHRLIRDRDYDVLTATPELSRTRRLRVLARTWWHWRRRPDPEAAFYAASPVPERSSGTEPPVGVPDSGHPI, from the coding sequence ATGGTAGACGCGGACTCGGCCAGGACGGCCAAGGCCGTCCAGCAGCGCACCGGCCGGACCTTCCACCTGGCGACGCGGCTCCTCCCGGAGCGGATCCGCCATCCGACGTACGTGCTCTACGCGTTCTTCCGGGTCGCCGACGAGGTGGTCGACCGCGCGGACGACACGCCGGCGTCCGTCCGGCGCGACCGCCTCGACCAGATCCGCGCCGCCGTGCTCGACGACGCCGCGACCGACGACCCGGTCGTGGCGGCGTTCCGGACGCTGTGTGCCGATCACGACGTCGACGACGAGGAGGTTGCCGTCTTCCTCGACGCGATGGAGAGCGACGTCGACCGGGCCCGCTACGACACCTTCGCCGACCTCCGGGAGTACATGCGCGGCTCGGCGGTCGCCGTGGGCAACATGATGATGACCGTCATGGACGTCCCGGATCCCGAGTCCGCGCGGCCCCACGCGGCCGCCCTGGCCGAGGCCTTCCAGCTCACCAACTTCCTCCGGGACGTCCGCGAGGACGTCCGGGACTACGGCAGGGTCTACCTGCCCCAGGAGACGCTGGCCGAGCACGGCGTCACCGAGGCGGACCTGGCCGACGCGACCGTCACCGACGGGTTCCGGGACGCGATGGCGGACGAGCTCTCGCGGGCCGAGCGGCTGTACCGCGAGGGCGTCGCCGGCATCCGGTACCTCCCGGCGGACTGCCGGTTCGCCGTCCTCCTGTCGGCCACGCTGTACGCGGAACACCACCGACTCATCAGGGACCGCGATTACGACGTCCTGACCGCGACGCCGGAGCTGTCCCGCACCCGCCGACTCCGAGTGCTGGCTCGCACCTGGTGGCACTGGCGGCGTCGGCCGGATCCGGAAGCCGCCTTCTACGCGGCCAGCCCCGTGCCGGAACGGTCCAGCGGCACCGAACCGCCCGTCGGCGTCCCGGACTCCGGGCATCCGATCTGA
- a CDS encoding 50S ribosomal protein L15e, producing MAKSAYSYIRDAWKDPDDGKLAELQWQRQQEWRDQGSVVRIERPTRLDKARSLGYKAKQGIVVARVSVRKGGARKERFTAGRRSKRQGVTRVTRRKDIQRVAEERATRTFPNLRVLSSYWVGEDGRQKWHEVILVDPEHPAIQNDDDLNWICEDDQAERALRGITGAGRRNRGLSEKGTGSEHTRPSLSANRGRGK from the coding sequence ATGGCTAAGAGCGCATACTCGTACATCCGGGACGCCTGGAAGGACCCGGACGACGGCAAGCTCGCGGAACTGCAGTGGCAGCGACAGCAGGAGTGGCGCGACCAGGGTTCGGTCGTTCGCATCGAGCGTCCGACCCGCCTCGACAAGGCCCGCTCGCTCGGCTACAAGGCCAAGCAGGGCATCGTCGTGGCGCGCGTCTCCGTCCGCAAGGGCGGGGCCCGCAAGGAGCGGTTCACGGCCGGCCGGCGCTCGAAGCGCCAGGGCGTGACCCGCGTCACCCGCCGGAAGGACATCCAGCGCGTCGCCGAGGAGCGCGCGACGCGGACGTTCCCCAACCTGCGGGTGCTGAGCAGCTACTGGGTGGGCGAGGACGGCCGCCAGAAGTGGCACGAGGTCATCCTCGTGGACCCCGAACACCCCGCGATCCAGAACGACGACGACCTCAACTGGATCTGCGAGGACGACCAGGCCGAGCGCGCGCTGCGCGGCATCACCGGCGCCGGCCGCCGCAACCGCGGCCTGAGCGAGAAGGGCACGGGCAGCGAGCACACCCGCCCGAGCCTGTCGGCCAACCGCGGCCGCGGCAAGTAA
- a CDS encoding serine/threonine-protein kinase RIO2 gives MVQNVAAEMADLEEEDFYLLSGVEQGMRFSEYVAREKLPEFSRLTAEDVDYRLDRCQDRDLLERKTIQYEGYKLTFEGYDALALHTLAERETIESVGAPLGVGKESDVYEVASYKPMALKFHREGYTNFREVNREREYTADREHVSWQYTARKAAEREYEALETLYPSVSVPQPIDANRHAIVMEKIDGVELSRTALEDEQVVPVLELILEEMATAYAEGFVHADMSEYNVFVASDGVTVFDWPQAVPVDHENAEELLARDVANILGYFRRKYPGQVGDVDEARLADELRTDDFDGLA, from the coding sequence ATGGTCCAGAACGTCGCCGCCGAGATGGCGGACCTGGAGGAGGAGGACTTCTACCTCCTCTCCGGGGTCGAGCAGGGGATGCGGTTCTCGGAGTACGTGGCCAGGGAGAAGCTCCCGGAGTTCTCCCGGCTGACCGCGGAGGACGTCGACTACCGGCTGGACCGCTGCCAGGACCGCGACCTGCTCGAGCGGAAGACGATCCAGTACGAGGGGTACAAGCTCACCTTCGAGGGCTACGACGCGCTGGCGCTGCACACCCTCGCCGAGCGCGAGACCATCGAGAGCGTGGGCGCGCCCCTGGGGGTGGGCAAGGAGAGCGACGTCTACGAGGTCGCCTCCTACAAGCCGATGGCCCTGAAGTTCCACCGCGAGGGGTACACTAACTTCCGGGAGGTCAACCGCGAGCGGGAGTACACCGCCGACCGGGAGCACGTCTCCTGGCAGTACACCGCGCGCAAGGCCGCCGAACGGGAGTACGAGGCCCTGGAGACGCTGTACCCGTCGGTCAGCGTCCCCCAGCCGATCGACGCCAACCGCCACGCCATCGTCATGGAGAAGATCGACGGCGTCGAGCTCTCCCGGACGGCCCTGGAGGACGAGCAGGTCGTCCCCGTCCTGGAGCTGATCTTAGAGGAGATGGCCACGGCCTACGCCGAGGGGTTCGTACACGCGGACATGAGCGAGTACAACGTCTTCGTCGCCAGCGACGGCGTGACGGTGTTCGACTGGCCCCAGGCCGTCCCCGTCGACCACGAGAACGCCGAGGAGTTGCTGGCCCGGGACGTCGCCAACATCCTCGGGTACTTCCGCCGGAAGTACCCCGGGCAGGTCGGGGACGTCGACGAGGCCCGACTCGCCGACGAACTCCGTACCGACGACTTCGACGGCCTGGCCTGA
- a CDS encoding GNAT family N-acetyltransferase, translating into MATTEELTATAEWRAYYPVVADFWPVDGVADHVEALAELTERNYVAFGRRADEPVAFAGGYTLYSPWYGDFFWLVDLVTRPDRRGEGHGSRLYEHVESWAREEGCEAIVLASGTDRDRAHEFYEQRGFERTEHWFERELD; encoded by the coding sequence ATGGCGACCACCGAGGAACTCACGGCGACCGCGGAGTGGCGGGCGTACTACCCCGTGGTCGCGGACTTCTGGCCGGTGGACGGCGTAGCGGACCACGTCGAGGCGCTGGCGGAACTGACTGAGCGGAACTACGTCGCGTTCGGACGACGCGCGGACGAACCGGTCGCCTTCGCCGGCGGGTACACGCTGTACAGCCCCTGGTACGGCGACTTCTTCTGGCTGGTCGACCTGGTGACCAGGCCCGACCGACGCGGGGAAGGCCACGGATCGCGCCTGTACGAGCACGTCGAGTCGTGGGCCCGCGAAGAGGGGTGCGAGGCGATCGTTCTCGCGTCCGGAACGGACCGCGACCGGGCACACGAGTTCTACGAGCAGCGGGGCTTCGAGCGGACGGAGCACTGGTTCGAGAGAGAACTGGACTGA
- a CDS encoding iron transporter has protein sequence MSTDQLRPSEEADERQLELAREAGDAFMEAVEYMIEEVAHTGDTREVGDCVVGFAQEEAEGMYFMEDGELNWQDPADDENCHIEVVVASAADGRFLPGMNPQVTFEGDEGTVGPVDVPLVWHPGLYHYGVNVSLPGEGTYTLHIEADAPEFPRHDEENGDRFTDPIDETFEGVEIETGQD, from the coding sequence ATGTCCACCGACCAGCTCCGGCCCAGCGAGGAGGCCGACGAACGGCAACTGGAACTCGCGCGCGAGGCCGGCGACGCGTTCATGGAGGCCGTGGAGTACATGATCGAGGAGGTCGCTCACACCGGCGACACCCGCGAGGTGGGCGACTGCGTCGTCGGGTTCGCCCAGGAGGAGGCCGAGGGGATGTACTTCATGGAGGACGGCGAGCTGAACTGGCAGGACCCCGCCGACGACGAGAACTGCCACATCGAGGTCGTCGTCGCGAGCGCGGCTGACGGCCGGTTCCTCCCCGGGATGAACCCGCAGGTCACCTTCGAGGGCGACGAGGGGACGGTCGGCCCCGTCGACGTCCCCCTCGTCTGGCACCCCGGTCTGTACCACTACGGGGTGAACGTCTCGCTGCCCGGCGAGGGGACCTACACCCTGCACATCGAGGCCGACGCGCCAGAGTTCCCGCGCCACGACGAGGAGAACGGCGACCGGTTCACCGACCCCATCGACGAGACGTTCGAGGGCGTCGAGATCGAGACGGGACAGGACTGA
- a CDS encoding acyl-CoA thioesterase, whose amino-acid sequence MSFETEVDVRFSDLDTYGHVNNAVFATYLEEARIEYLDEVIGREEELLSGGVGRTGMVVANLELDFRRPVRSIGSVTVAVGITDLGRSSFTIEYEVREDDVAATGETTMVAYDRDAGESRPLPDEWRDAIVEFEDLDGA is encoded by the coding sequence GTGAGCTTCGAGACCGAGGTCGACGTCCGGTTCAGCGACCTGGACACCTACGGTCACGTCAACAACGCCGTCTTCGCGACGTACCTCGAGGAGGCCCGCATCGAGTACCTCGACGAGGTGATCGGCCGGGAGGAGGAGCTGCTGTCCGGCGGCGTCGGCCGGACCGGGATGGTCGTCGCCAACCTCGAACTCGACTTCCGGCGGCCGGTGCGCTCCATCGGCTCGGTGACCGTGGCGGTCGGGATCACCGACCTCGGGCGGTCGAGCTTCACGATCGAGTACGAGGTCCGCGAGGACGACGTCGCCGCGACCGGGGAGACGACGATGGTCGCCTACGACCGGGACGCGGGCGAGTCGCGGCCGCTCCCCGACGAGTGGCGCGACGCCATCGTCGAGTTCGAGGACCTCGACGGGGCGTGA
- the msrA gene encoding peptide-methionine (S)-S-oxide reductase MsrA — MTETATVAGGCFWCTEAVFEEIEGVESVTSGYAGGHVEDPSYEAVCSGETGHAECVQVEYDPDVISYEDVLTVHFATHNPTTRDREGPDVGSQYRSAVFYHDDAQREAVEAFVDDLEAEYDDPIVTEIEPLETFYPAEDYHQDYYENNPDQAYCTVNIDPKLSKLNDQFRELVA, encoded by the coding sequence ATGACCGAGACAGCCACCGTCGCGGGCGGGTGCTTCTGGTGTACCGAGGCCGTGTTCGAGGAGATCGAGGGCGTGGAGTCCGTCACCTCCGGCTACGCGGGCGGCCACGTCGAGGATCCCAGCTACGAGGCGGTCTGCTCCGGCGAGACGGGCCACGCCGAGTGCGTCCAGGTGGAGTACGACCCCGACGTGATCAGCTACGAGGACGTCCTGACCGTCCACTTCGCGACGCACAACCCCACGACGCGGGACCGCGAGGGCCCGGACGTCGGCAGCCAGTACCGCTCGGCCGTCTTCTACCACGACGACGCCCAGCGCGAGGCCGTCGAGGCGTTCGTCGACGACCTCGAAGCGGAGTACGACGACCCCATCGTCACCGAGATCGAGCCGCTGGAGACGTTCTACCCAGCCGAGGACTACCACCAGGACTACTACGAGAACAACCCCGATCAGGCCTACTGCACGGTCAACATCGACCCCAAGCTCTCGAAGCTGAACGACCAGTTCCGGGAGCTGGTGGCGTGA